The Prionailurus viverrinus isolate Anna chromosome B4, UM_Priviv_1.0, whole genome shotgun sequence genome has a window encoding:
- the LMNTD1 gene encoding lamin tail domain-containing protein 1 isoform X2: MSRKIKWRIKHNSDATLPLSQSLTYDTPLSYYMSGPQFSGITVSTTGQNTPKTTIEGHSQSANSLGVNSFIMTKKQPLSVLAPETAVTGEGEDYFLSLFGDSKKFAACSFQAENTRKHFSMILEEVGQSRSSALGDIKIAEVNVKGLFVKLINSSLDKELEIGGHILQQNVNGQTVSSYRFLPNIIMQANRTVTVWAAASETKHQPPSDFLWREQKMFKTSPDCTTILCKPNGEAVAWYTPIHWKQVWEKLETDIEFDRCSIVSPTSRRHIFHWPTAISTTKEKQDKSNKDTSKNQMEQVRVFLKREKENPPTLFPNSSPWCHSPNVPAHPYCPLIEPHNTSMAGSSLDRQPRPQSSGSDPAQGPRKIRHLSYKSNRQRT; this comes from the exons ATGAGCAGGAAGATAAAATGGAGAATCAAGCACA ATTCAGATGCCACACTGCCTTTGTCACAGTCATTAACCTATGACACACCTCTCAGTTACTATATGTCTGGCCCTCAGTTTAGTGGAATAACTGTATCAACAACTGGGCAGAACACTCCTAAAACTACTATAGAGGGCCATTCCCAATCAGCAAACAGCTTGG GAGTCAACAGCTTCATAATGACAAAGAAACAGCCTCTGTCAGTCCTTGCTCCTGAGACAGCTGtaactggggaaggagaagattATTTCCTATCTTTGTTTGGTGATTCAAAGAAATTTGCTGCATGctcattccaggcagagaacacCCGGAAGCACTTTTCCATGATTCTTGAAGAAGTGGGCCAATCTAGATCCAG tgctCTTGGAGACATTAAAATAGCTGAAGTAAATGTCAAGGGTTTATTCGTGAAGCTCATTAACTCTTCCCTTGACAAAGAACTGGAGATTGGAGGTCATATTCTCCAGCAAAATGTGAATGGACAAACAGTCTCTTCGTACCGCTTCCTTCCAAATATCATAATGCAGGCCAATCGCACAGTAACA GTATGGGCAGCTGCATCTGAAACAAAGCATCAGCCACCATCAGATTTTCTTTGGAGagaacaaaaaatgtttaaaacaagcCCAGATTGTACAACAATTCTGTGTAAACCTAATGGTGAA GCTGTCGCCTGGTACACTCCTATTCACTGGAAACAAGTGTGGGAGAAATTAGAGACTGACATTGAATTTGACAGATGCTCAATAGTAAGTCCAACGTCTCGAAGACACATATTTCATTGGCCAACAGCTATATCTACaactaaagaaaaacaagacaagtCTAATAAGGATACCTCAAAAAATCAGATGGAACAAGTTAGAGTTTTTCTTAAAAG agaaaaagaaaacccaccaaCCCTTTTTCCTAATAGCAGTCCTTGGTGCCACAGTCCCAATGTCCCTGCACATCCCTACTGTCCTCTGATTGAACCTCACAATACCAGCATGGCTGGAAGCAGCTTAGATAGACAGCCTAGGCCTCAGTCATCTGGGTCTGATCCAGCCCAG
- the LMNTD1 gene encoding lamin tail domain-containing protein 1 isoform X1, giving the protein MKDMQASQKTSVALQSEVHEQEDKMENQAQREDTHDGRPVTQRSLVHFFPQTDSDATLPLSQSLTYDTPLSYYMSGPQFSGITVSTTGQNTPKTTIEGHSQSANSLGVNSFIMTKKQPLSVLAPETAVTGEGEDYFLSLFGDSKKFAACSFQAENTRKHFSMILEEVGQSRSSALGDIKIAEVNVKGLFVKLINSSLDKELEIGGHILQQNVNGQTVSSYRFLPNIIMQANRTVTVWAAASETKHQPPSDFLWREQKMFKTSPDCTTILCKPNGEAVAWYTPIHWKQVWEKLETDIEFDRCSIVSPTSRRHIFHWPTAISTTKEKQDKSNKDTSKNQMEQVRVFLKREKENPPTLFPNSSPWCHSPNVPAHPYCPLIEPHNTSMAGSSLDRQPRPQSSGSDPAQGPRKIRHLSYKSNRQRT; this is encoded by the exons ATGAAAGACATGCAAGCCAGTCAGAAAACTTCAGTGGCCCTGCAGAGTGAAGTCCATGAGCAGGAAGATAAAATGGAGAATCAAGCACA aagagaagacacacatgATGGTCGCCCAGTGACACAGCGATCTTTAGTACATTTTTTTCCGCAAACAGATTCAGATGCCACACTGCCTTTGTCACAGTCATTAACCTATGACACACCTCTCAGTTACTATATGTCTGGCCCTCAGTTTAGTGGAATAACTGTATCAACAACTGGGCAGAACACTCCTAAAACTACTATAGAGGGCCATTCCCAATCAGCAAACAGCTTGG GAGTCAACAGCTTCATAATGACAAAGAAACAGCCTCTGTCAGTCCTTGCTCCTGAGACAGCTGtaactggggaaggagaagattATTTCCTATCTTTGTTTGGTGATTCAAAGAAATTTGCTGCATGctcattccaggcagagaacacCCGGAAGCACTTTTCCATGATTCTTGAAGAAGTGGGCCAATCTAGATCCAG tgctCTTGGAGACATTAAAATAGCTGAAGTAAATGTCAAGGGTTTATTCGTGAAGCTCATTAACTCTTCCCTTGACAAAGAACTGGAGATTGGAGGTCATATTCTCCAGCAAAATGTGAATGGACAAACAGTCTCTTCGTACCGCTTCCTTCCAAATATCATAATGCAGGCCAATCGCACAGTAACA GTATGGGCAGCTGCATCTGAAACAAAGCATCAGCCACCATCAGATTTTCTTTGGAGagaacaaaaaatgtttaaaacaagcCCAGATTGTACAACAATTCTGTGTAAACCTAATGGTGAA GCTGTCGCCTGGTACACTCCTATTCACTGGAAACAAGTGTGGGAGAAATTAGAGACTGACATTGAATTTGACAGATGCTCAATAGTAAGTCCAACGTCTCGAAGACACATATTTCATTGGCCAACAGCTATATCTACaactaaagaaaaacaagacaagtCTAATAAGGATACCTCAAAAAATCAGATGGAACAAGTTAGAGTTTTTCTTAAAAG agaaaaagaaaacccaccaaCCCTTTTTCCTAATAGCAGTCCTTGGTGCCACAGTCCCAATGTCCCTGCACATCCCTACTGTCCTCTGATTGAACCTCACAATACCAGCATGGCTGGAAGCAGCTTAGATAGACAGCCTAGGCCTCAGTCATCTGGGTCTGATCCAGCCCAG
- the LMNTD1 gene encoding lamin tail domain-containing protein 1 isoform X3 — MKDMQASQKTSVALQSEVHEQEDKMENQAQREDTHDGRPVTQRSLVHFFPQTDSDATLPLSQSLTYDTPLSYYMSGPQFSGITVSTTGQNTPKTTIEGHSQSANSLGVNSFIMTKKQPLSVLAPETAVTGEGEDYFLSLFGDSKKFAACSFQAENTRKHFSMILEEVGQSRSSALGDIKIAEVNVKGLFVKLINSSLDKELEIGGHILQQNVNGQTVSSYRFLPNIIMQANRTVTVWAAASETKHQPPSDFLWREQKMFKTSPDCTTILCKPNGEAVAWYTPIHWKQVWEKLETDIEFDRCSIVSPTSRRHIFHWPTAISTTKEKQDKSNKDTSKNQMEQVRVFLKRDHEK; from the exons ATGAAAGACATGCAAGCCAGTCAGAAAACTTCAGTGGCCCTGCAGAGTGAAGTCCATGAGCAGGAAGATAAAATGGAGAATCAAGCACA aagagaagacacacatgATGGTCGCCCAGTGACACAGCGATCTTTAGTACATTTTTTTCCGCAAACAGATTCAGATGCCACACTGCCTTTGTCACAGTCATTAACCTATGACACACCTCTCAGTTACTATATGTCTGGCCCTCAGTTTAGTGGAATAACTGTATCAACAACTGGGCAGAACACTCCTAAAACTACTATAGAGGGCCATTCCCAATCAGCAAACAGCTTGG GAGTCAACAGCTTCATAATGACAAAGAAACAGCCTCTGTCAGTCCTTGCTCCTGAGACAGCTGtaactggggaaggagaagattATTTCCTATCTTTGTTTGGTGATTCAAAGAAATTTGCTGCATGctcattccaggcagagaacacCCGGAAGCACTTTTCCATGATTCTTGAAGAAGTGGGCCAATCTAGATCCAG tgctCTTGGAGACATTAAAATAGCTGAAGTAAATGTCAAGGGTTTATTCGTGAAGCTCATTAACTCTTCCCTTGACAAAGAACTGGAGATTGGAGGTCATATTCTCCAGCAAAATGTGAATGGACAAACAGTCTCTTCGTACCGCTTCCTTCCAAATATCATAATGCAGGCCAATCGCACAGTAACA GTATGGGCAGCTGCATCTGAAACAAAGCATCAGCCACCATCAGATTTTCTTTGGAGagaacaaaaaatgtttaaaacaagcCCAGATTGTACAACAATTCTGTGTAAACCTAATGGTGAA GCTGTCGCCTGGTACACTCCTATTCACTGGAAACAAGTGTGGGAGAAATTAGAGACTGACATTGAATTTGACAGATGCTCAATAGTAAGTCCAACGTCTCGAAGACACATATTTCATTGGCCAACAGCTATATCTACaactaaagaaaaacaagacaagtCTAATAAGGATACCTCAAAAAATCAGATGGAACAAGTTAGAGTTTTTCTTAAAAG
- the LMNTD1 gene encoding lamin tail domain-containing protein 1 isoform X4 has protein sequence MSGPQFSGITVSTTGQNTPKTTIEGHSQSANSLGVNSFIMTKKQPLSVLAPETAVTGEGEDYFLSLFGDSKKFAACSFQAENTRKHFSMILEEVGQSRSSALGDIKIAEVNVKGLFVKLINSSLDKELEIGGHILQQNVNGQTVSSYRFLPNIIMQANRTVTVWAAASETKHQPPSDFLWREQKMFKTSPDCTTILCKPNGEAVAWYTPIHWKQVWEKLETDIEFDRCSIVSPTSRRHIFHWPTAISTTKEKQDKSNKDTSKNQMEQVRVFLKREKENPPTLFPNSSPWCHSPNVPAHPYCPLIEPHNTSMAGSSLDRQPRPQSSGSDPAQGPRKIRHLSYKSNRQRT, from the exons ATGTCTGGCCCTCAGTTTAGTGGAATAACTGTATCAACAACTGGGCAGAACACTCCTAAAACTACTATAGAGGGCCATTCCCAATCAGCAAACAGCTTGG GAGTCAACAGCTTCATAATGACAAAGAAACAGCCTCTGTCAGTCCTTGCTCCTGAGACAGCTGtaactggggaaggagaagattATTTCCTATCTTTGTTTGGTGATTCAAAGAAATTTGCTGCATGctcattccaggcagagaacacCCGGAAGCACTTTTCCATGATTCTTGAAGAAGTGGGCCAATCTAGATCCAG tgctCTTGGAGACATTAAAATAGCTGAAGTAAATGTCAAGGGTTTATTCGTGAAGCTCATTAACTCTTCCCTTGACAAAGAACTGGAGATTGGAGGTCATATTCTCCAGCAAAATGTGAATGGACAAACAGTCTCTTCGTACCGCTTCCTTCCAAATATCATAATGCAGGCCAATCGCACAGTAACA GTATGGGCAGCTGCATCTGAAACAAAGCATCAGCCACCATCAGATTTTCTTTGGAGagaacaaaaaatgtttaaaacaagcCCAGATTGTACAACAATTCTGTGTAAACCTAATGGTGAA GCTGTCGCCTGGTACACTCCTATTCACTGGAAACAAGTGTGGGAGAAATTAGAGACTGACATTGAATTTGACAGATGCTCAATAGTAAGTCCAACGTCTCGAAGACACATATTTCATTGGCCAACAGCTATATCTACaactaaagaaaaacaagacaagtCTAATAAGGATACCTCAAAAAATCAGATGGAACAAGTTAGAGTTTTTCTTAAAAG agaaaaagaaaacccaccaaCCCTTTTTCCTAATAGCAGTCCTTGGTGCCACAGTCCCAATGTCCCTGCACATCCCTACTGTCCTCTGATTGAACCTCACAATACCAGCATGGCTGGAAGCAGCTTAGATAGACAGCCTAGGCCTCAGTCATCTGGGTCTGATCCAGCCCAG